In the genome of Cryptococcus deuterogattii R265 chromosome 6, complete sequence, one region contains:
- a CDS encoding glucoamylase: MGILTRIRRRSSLAAQTQHLSSSSPLASQPAPSATLSTPAVAPDSISTGSVGSRIPKKPWKKKHDEGSLNGSSNKKGKGKTKAENDEVLGGPKYGDFPTSLGPTSSLSVINAPTTHTDGPSSQLYLSPPGNGSLAGGSNSVPGSSEKIEKRRSEASEIIRPSSEISKQDGGILGKLNFEDEGDRKRKMSNSAWMKDVEGLASSGSPSERPNASISNFILPLESSPVVTSSSRAITPDPNSDQRQPLVSTTSGGSKREEDPVEILESAEKKHRFWKGKGKSNRHSRVMSDSFQLDRSESPIPGKIPSSSTGPDLASVSRNSVDLDQPHSQQLRRPSSSFFSNPFHRSSSHASEIPSAVEDGSFQLKGFRHVSGMSDVEGAGKLEGYLSHVKRESVAALNVELPAAFTAPNSPVAYTSPKPTAIPLSRPASVTHSLTSVDDMVSPNRVSVAAFKKGLRRQSNGPMSTMSDMGHGTPVTDSGDEDDDVPLGKRIVSQPLPRPTSSPSLSNMRDLSLSNLEGTASNLMLKQLEKQTSEKEVSSQEPLAFQAKAYSRTSSGFVVKSRSPMANNQDVLSSPVSSLTSLAAGFPVSLDPTVLASSTRARTPSANVGVINLNEALPPSTDNKELLTDGHFSAGAPSSDQVTQRIQEFPFPIISQTTEELTKVAIPPPLATARQPSVTSIAKLSINVQSSISPPKQPMPPPVQHIDVLQPPHDISPTLLGLNLPLPPDQMPDTPPKAPVPLSELPRRPGSSSEGSASPSTQRKRMSLLEEPMKYLSGLWVTSPAGEDGSDPVFAINSGDEPQSPMRSNRPDITSWYAPQDLPKRQTSVSPPPLSPAERIRSPLSERLADVATSAISTTKPGRGLQKPVMEKLKTSVEDLSPSDNHKSLVSDFTLASIPQSGPRPFSSFMKPGPVQPKPANDESESDTEGGASVSTHQRQISRTVSLASQQSVRRIPGGPRQPMRQSRIVSMPITNSHLAQKSHEHRRHAEKDANEDEPLAKIKHRSSKSSLTTATAAKFPSYGQTSLPTPPTSVTNTSISSSSPQERRKPLIEFGPAAPGQSMMIPRPHDSVLSAPSSPFDKFSTPFTDSMTTSGKGSLPSPISGQVRFDSPERKRPSGIPRKTTSPEISKDNVNGNAVEVYDERQRHQNDEQNSDSRQRRRSDGALHHLSPYDPPVQARMGMQGMPNPQDMSSEAFLTWQKHQWQMHYLAAAYRASEEEWQRQSSVSMSINNHPSTQSAPFPMQHMPLFPPNMNMNMMNMGMGIPMAYGYPALPQFQGHMFNSYLDMPQMQNQIGGGGGYSYGTGTQSVFDRGFGPPPAIPSAIPSQQRQHNPQRRASSDQQGAQYTNTPHPHRRQDEPYSTKGRSASALGTHSNANSPPTMSKRPSSVFKGLLGEREKVELQQGMARQAQEKLDKQKQWSKERARGEATEGRSPPPPSSWTRVTGDLSEGATPRKPSRSGPTVAN; this comes from the exons ATGGGTATCCTAACACGCATACGACGAAGATCATCCTTAGCAGCACAAACCCAGCAtctttcttcgtcctctccaTTGGCATCTCAACCCGCACCATCTGCGACGCTCAGCACTCCGGCGGTTGCACCTGATTCAATCTCCACTGGGTCCGTGGGTTCCCGAATACCAAAGAAACcatggaaaaagaagcatgATGAGGGGAGTTTGAACGGAAGCTCGAAcaaaaaggggaaggggaagacgAAAGCAGAGAACGATGAAGTGCTTGGAGGCCCGAAATATGGAGATTTTCCCACATCACTAGGGccaacttcatctctctccgTCATTAATGCGCCAACGACTCATACCGAtggtccttcttctcagctgTATTTGTCGCCACCTGGCAATGGCTCCCTAGCTGGCGGCAGCAACTCTGTGCCAGGCAGTAGTGAAAAGATCGAAAAGCGGAGGTCCGAGGCCAGCGAAATAATTCGACCATCTAGCGAGATTTCCAAGCAGGATGGAGGTATTCTAGGGAAGCTCaactttgaagatgaaggagatagaaagagaaagatgtcTAATTCAGCCTGGATGAAGGACGTAGAAGGTCTAGCGTCCAGCGGTTCACCTTCAGAAAGGCCAAACGCTTCGATATCCAATTTTATCCTCCCCTTAGAAAGCAGTCCCGTTGTGACGTCGAGTAGTAGAGCAATTACACCGGATCCAAATAGCGACCAGAGACAACCGCTGGTATCGACAACGTCAGGGGGTAGCAAGCGGGAAGAAGATCCTGTAGAGATCCTAGAGTCTGCGGAGAAGAAACATCGATTTTGGAAGGGTAAGGGAAAATCCAATAGACATTCGCGGGTCATGAGTGACTCTTTCCAACTGGATCGG TCCGAGTCTCCCATTCCGGGCAaaatcccttcttcatcaactgGGCCCGACTTGGCTAGCGTCTCTAGGAACTCTGTGGATCTTGATCAGCCTCATTCACAACAACTTCGGCggccttcatcatctttcttttccaatcCTTTCCATCGATCTTCATCTCATGCGTCGGAAATACCGTCCGCGGTTGAGGATGGCTCTTTTCAGTTGAAAGGTTTTCGCCATGTCTCGGGTATGTCTGATGTAGAGGGTGCGGGGAAACTAGAAGGATACCTTTCTCACGTTAAACGGGAGTCGGTTGCTGCACTCAATGTCGAATTACCAGCTGCGTTCACAGCCCCAAACTCTCCAGTAGCCTACACATCTCCCAAGCCAACCGCGATTCCTCTGTCACGACCTGCTAGTGTCACTCACTCTCTTACCTCAGTGGACGATATGGTTTCTCCAAATAGAGTCAGTGTGGCTGCATTCAAAAAGGGACTTCGGAGGCAGAGCAATGGTCCGATGTCGACGATGAGTGATATGGGACATGGGACCCCAGTTACTGACTCtggagacgaagatgacgacgTCCCTCTTGGCAAACGAATCGTTTCGCAGCCTCTTCCCAGACCGACGAGCTCTCCGTCATTGTCCAACATGCGCGATCTCAGTCTGAGCAATCTGGAAGGTACAGCATCAAATCTCATGCTCAAGCAACTGGAAAAACAGACCAGCGAAAAAGAAGTCTCAAGCCAAGAGCCTTTAGCCTTCCAGGCGAAAGCGTACAGCAGAACGTCAAGCGGTTTTGTGGTTAAAAGTCGAAGTCCCATGGCAAATAACCAGGACGTGCTTAGCAGTCCTGTAAGCTCCTTGACCTCGCTGGCTGCTGGTTTCCCCGTGTCACTTGACCCAACAGTATTAGCCAGCTCCACACGCGCCCGAACGCCATCAGCAAATGTAGGAGTCATCAATCTCAATGAAGCTTTACCTCCCAGTACGGACAACAAAGAACTCTTAACAGATGGACATTTTTCAGCAGGtgccccttcttctgatcAAGTCACGCAAAGGATTCAGGAATTCCCATTTCCTATTATTTCTCAGACCACCGAGGAACTTACTAAAGTGGCCATCCCCCCACCTCTTGCCACTGCACGACAACCTTCTGTGACGTCCATTGCAAAGCTTTCGATAAATGTTCAATCTAGTATCTCACCTCCAAAACAACCTATGCCACCTCCTGTTCAACACATCGACGTACTACAGCCTCCACACGATATTTCGCCCACATTATTAGGTCTTAATCTTCCATTACCTCCAGATCAGATGCCCGATACACCTCCGAAAGCCCCTGTGCCATTATCGGAGCTACCGCGTCGACCTGGAAGTAGCTCAGAGGGCTCCGCTTCTCCTAGTACTCAAAGAAAGCGAATGTCACTGTTGGAAGAGCCGATGAAGTACCTATCCGGGCTGTGGGTTACATCGCCggctggagaagatggctcTGACCCAGTGTTTGCTATCAATTCTGGAGATGAGCCACAATCACCGATGAGATCGAATCGCCCAGACATTACTTCTTGGTATGCCCCTCAAGATCTACCCAAACGCCAAACATCGGTCTCCCCACCACCGCTTTCACCAGCGGAGCGTATCCGCTCACCTCTTTCGGAGAGATTGGCTGATGTCGCAACCTCGGCTATAAGCACCACAAAGCCCGGCCGTGGTCTACAAAAACCAGTCATGGAAAAACTCAAGACTAGTGTTGAGGATCTAAGTCCTTCCGATAATCACAAGTCACTAGTCAGCGATTTTACTCTGGCCTCTATTCCTCAGTCTGGTCCCCGGCCTTTCTCAAGCTTCATGAAACCAGGACCAGTTCAGCCCAAACCGGCGAATGACGAGAGCGAAAGTGATACCGAAGGGGGGGCGAGTGTGTCCACCCATCAACGACAAATATCGCGAACAGTCTCGCTGGCATCTCAGCAATCTGTTAGAAGAATACCTGGTGGTCCCCGACAACCCATGCGGCAAAGCCGCATCGTCTCAATGCCTATCACAAATTCCCATTTGGCTCAGAAATCACATGAACATCGGCGCCATGCTGAGAAAGATGccaatgaagatgagcctTTAGCAAAAATCAAGCATCGGTCTTCCAAGTCATCTCTGACCACGGCTACCGCTGCAAAGTTTCCATCCTATGGACAAACTTCCTTGCCAACTCCTCCCACCAGTGTTACAAATACAAGTATCAGCTCTTCTAGTCCTCAGGAGCGACGTAAGCCCCTCATAGAGTTCGGGCCAGCCGCACCTGGTCAGTCTATGATGATACCACGACCGCATGATTCCGTTTTATCTGCACCTTCTAGTCCCTTTGACAAATTCTCTACACCGTTCACAGATTCTATGACTACATCCGGTAAAGGAtcgcttccttctcctaTCAGTGGCCAAGTTAGGTTTGATAGTCCTGAGAGAAAGCGGCCTTCAGGCATTCCAAGGAAGACCACGAGTCCAGAAATATCAAAAGATAATGTGAATGGAAATGCAGTAGAAGTGTATGACGAGAGGCAAAGACATCAA AACGATGAACAGAATAGCGATAGTCGGCAGCGAAGACGATCAGATGGTGCACTGCACCATCTGTCGCCTTACGATCCTCCTGTTCAGGCTCGGATGGGCATGCAGGGGATGCCAAATCCACAGGATATGTCTTCAGAAGCATTTCT TACTTGGCAGAAGCATCAATGGCAGATGCACTATCTTGCGGCCGCTTATCGTGcatctgaagaagagtggcaaaggcaaagctCAGTATCAATGTCGATTAACAATCACCCTTCTACTCAATCCGCTCCTTTCCCCATGCAGCACATGCCCCTGTTCCCACCCAACATGAACATGAACATGATGAAtatgggtatgggtatACCAATGGCATATGGCTATCCAGCACTTCCACAATTCCAAGGACATATGTTTAACTCTTATCTCGATATGCCTCAGATGCAAAACCAAAtcggtggaggagggggcTATAGCTATGGAACAGGAACTCAATCTGTATTTGATAGAGGATTTGGGCCACCCCCTGCCATACCGTCTGCCATACCGTCCCAACAGCGACAACATAACCCTCAAAGACGAGCATCAAGTGATCAACAGGGAGCGCAATATACTAATACTCCACATCCCCATCGTCGTCAGGACGAGCCTTATTCGACAAAGGGCAGGAGTGCATCAGCTTTGGGCACGCACAGTAATGCAAATTCTCCACCGACAATGTCCAAAAGGCCATCGAGCGTATTTAAGGGACTCTTAGGAGAGCGAGAAAAAGTGGAATTGCAGCAAGGGATGGCGCGACAAGCGCAGGAAAAGCTAGACAAGCAAAAACAGTGGTCGAAGGAGAGAGCGAGAGGGGAGGCGACTGAAGGCCGCAGCCCTCCACCCCCGTCGAGTTGGACTAGAGTGACTGGTGATTTGTCTGAAGGCGCCACCCCGAGGAAGCCAAGTAGGAGCGGACCCACTGTAGCGAACTAA